One segment of Panicum virgatum strain AP13 chromosome 1K, P.virgatum_v5, whole genome shotgun sequence DNA contains the following:
- the LOC120658003 gene encoding ethylene-responsive transcription factor ERF003-like → MARPQQRFRGVRQRHWGSWVSEIRHPLLKTRIWLGTFETADDAARAYDEAARIMCGPRARTNFAAGAGAGAGAAAPASFLSAALVEKLHRFNLASVQAAQRQREAAASAAAASAAMPAAGCDAWAACESSAAEWGGRFLEEQHVEQMIEELLDANFSMEICC, encoded by the exons ATGGCCCGGCCGCAGCAACGGTTCCGCGGCGTGCGGCAGCGCCACTGGGGCTCCTGGGTCTCCGAGATCCGCCACCCTCTCCT GAAGACGCGGATATGGCTGGGCACGTTCGAGACGGCCGACGACGCGGCGCGCGCCTACGACGAGGCGGCGCGGATCATGTGCGGGCCGCGGGCGCgcaccaacttcgccgccggcgccggcgccggcgccggcgccgccgcgcccgcgtcgTTCCTCTCCGCGGCGCTCGTCGAGAAgctgcaccggttcaacctggCGTCCGTGCAGGCCGCGCAGAGGCAGAGGGAGGcggctgcctccgccgccgcggcctcggccgCAATGCCGGCGGCCGGCTGCGACGCCTGGGCCGCCTGCGAGTCGTCGGCCGCGGAGTGGGGCGGGAGGTTCCTCGAGGAGCAGCACGTGGAGCAGATGATCGAGGAGCTGCTGGACGCCAACTTCTCCATGGAGATATGCTGTTGA